Proteins found in one Epinephelus fuscoguttatus linkage group LG4, E.fuscoguttatus.final_Chr_v1 genomic segment:
- the prickle1a gene encoding prickle-like protein 1a, with product MSLASAAVSAAGFQGGARQRDLMMEHKVSKLTTGFQRSSTSDDDSGCALEEYAWVPPGLRPEQVQLYFSCLPEDKIPYVNSPGEKFRIKQLLYQLPPHDNEVRYCQSLSEEEKKELLMFSVQRKKEALGRGTVKLLPRNLLNSICEHCGENINGGEMAVFSSRAGPGLCWHPACFACSTCSELLVDLIYFYHDGKIHCGRHHAELLKPRCSACDEIIFADECTEAEGRHWHMKHFACFECETILGGQRYIMKDGRPYCCGCFESLYAEYCEACGEHIGVDHAQMTYDGLHWHATESCFSCAQCKSSLLGCPFLPHQGRIYCSKACSVGEDVHASDSSDSAFQSARSRESRRSVRMGKSSRSADQCRQSLLFSPSVNYKFPGFSGNADDTLTNKLAHMNLSDEHFWRERGDETEAPEDQEEEWAEHEDYMTQLLLKFGEHGVFQQANDSRPTDFWIAEKDAKSKQESSKAGSSGGGGRGSLASKKYQADMYWAQSQDGLGDSAYGSHPGPASSRKIQELELDHGAEGGFQGEEPQWYNDSLECITDEFKKTDQSVRDSMDSLALSNITGASVDGDSKDRPLVYSLQGFHELETEDCEKTSNMGTLNSSMLHRSANSLKSLVSEQEEVEEHVPEEEEVPLPEDIPKPHVPALRRTRSQSRPQQVKFSDDVVDNGHYCDLPVRQPPMSERTRRRVYHFEDQGQELHSGRHHHHHRRHRSRKSRSDNALNLLPKERAQMCYKMDHRGHALGPKGHQAFHGHPNPAAMSDYRLQGQAMGRFLDMYGDDDDWCSTCSSSSSDSEEEGFFLGQPIPQPRPHRHYYTDDLPSPVAGMSSPPYGLRTKSKKKKGHKGKNCIIS from the exons ATGAGCCTGGCGAGTGCAGCAGTGTCGGCGGCTGGCTTCCAGGGCGGAGCACGCCAGCGAGACTTGATGATGGAGCACAAAGTCAGCAAGCTGACTACAGGCTTTCAGCGCAGCTCCACTTCTGATGACGACTCAGGCTGCGCGCTGGAGGAGTATGCCTGGGTACCCCCTGGCCTTAGACCTGAACAG GTCCAGTTATATTTCTCCTGTCTGCCCGAGGATAAAATCCCCTACGTGAACAGTCCGGGAGAGAAGTTTAGAATCAAGCAGCTCCTCTACCAGCTTCCACCGCATGATAATGAG GTGCGTTACTGCCAGTCCCtcagtgaggaggagaagaaggagctACTTATGTTCAGTGTTCAGAGGAAGAAGGAAGCACTGGGAAGAGGCACAGTGAAACTGCTGCCACGCAATCTCCTGAACAGCATTTGTGAGCAT TGTGGTGAAAACATCAATGGCGGAGAAATGGCAGTGTTTTCCTCAAGGGCGGGCCCTGGGCTGTGCTGGCACCCCGCTTGCTTTGCCTGCTCCACATGCAGCGAACTGCTGGTGGATTTGATCTACTTCTACCATGATGGAAAGATCCACTGTGGAAGGCACCATGCTGAGCTACTCAAACCACGCTGCTCAGCCTGCGACGAG ATTATCTTTGCTGATGAGTGCACAGAGGCAGAGGGGCGCCACTGGCACATGAAGCACTTTGCCTGCTTCGAATGTGAGACAATCCTGGGGGGCCAGCGCTACATCATGAAGGACGGCAGACCATACTgttgtggctgctttgagtctCTCTATGCAGAGTACTGTGAGGCCTGTGGAGAACACATTG GTGTTGATCATGCTCAGATGACCTATGATGGGCTCCACTGGCACGCCACTGAGAGCTGCTTCAGCTGTGCCCAGTGTAAGAGCTCTCTACTGGGCTGCCCCTTCCTGCCACACCAGGGCCGCATTTACTGCTCCAAGGCCTGCAGTGTCGGGGAAGACGTGCATGCATCGGACTCCTCCGACTCTGCCTTCCAGTCAGCACGCTCACGTGAATCCCGCCGCAGTGTGCGCATGGGCAAGAGCAGTCGCTCAGCCGACCAGTGCCGACAATCGCTCCTCTTCTCACCTTCTGTCAACTACAAGTTCCCTGGCTTCAGTGGAAACGCAGATGACACCTTGACCAATAAGCTTGCCCACATGAACTTGTCCGATGAGCACTTCTGGAGGGAACGTGGTGATGAGACCGAGGCACCTGAGGACCAGGAGGAGGAGTGGGCCGAGCATGAAGACTACATGACTCAGCTGCTATTAAAGTTTGGGGAACACGGGGTCTTCCAGCAAGCCAATGACTCCAGACCCACGGATTTCTGGATCGCTGAAAAGGATGCAAAGTCAAAGCAGGAGTCATCAAAAGCtggcagcagtggtggaggaggaagggggagcCTGGCCAGTAAGAAGTACCAGGCTGACATGTATTGGGCCCAGTCACAGGATGGGCTAGGGGACTCAGCCTATGGTAGCCACCCAGGTCCGGCGAGCAGCAGAAAGATCCAGGAGTTGGAGCTGGATCATGGGGCTGAAGGAGGCTTCCAGGGGGAGGAGCCACAATGGTATAATGACTCTTTGGAGTGCATTACGGACGAGTTCAAGAAGACCGATCAGAGTGTCCGAGACTCTATGGACTCTCTGGCACTCTCCAATATTACTG GGGCTTCAGTAGATGGTGATAGTAAAGATAGACCTTTGGTATATTCCCTGCAAGGCTTCCATGAACTGGAGACAGAAGACTGTGAGAAAACCAGTAATATGGGAACCCTCAACTCCTCTATGTTACACAGAAGTGCAAATTCCCTTAAGAGCCTTGTATctgagcaggaggaggtggaggaacaTGTTccagaagaagaggaggtgcCTCTTCCGGAGGACATACCCAAACCTCATGTCCCTGCCCTCAGGAGGACACGTTCACAATCTAGGCCGCAGCAAGTCAAGTTCTCTGATGACGTGGTGGACAATGGCCATTACTGCGATCTCCCAGTGCGCCAACCACCGATGAGTGAACGGACTCGCCGGAGAGTCTACCACTTTGAGGATCAGGGCCAGGAACTTCACTCTGGGcgtcatcatcaccaccacaggAGGCACCGCAGTCGCAAGTCTCGCTCTGACAATGCTCTTAACCTTCTGCCCAAGGAGAGGGCCCAAATGTGCTACAAAATGGACCATAGAGGGCACGCCCTTGGCCCAAAGGGGCACCAAGCCTTCCATGGCCACCCCaatcctgctgccatgtcagACTACAGGCTACAGGGCCAAGCCATGGGGAGGTTCTTGGATATGTATGGGGATGATGATGACTGGTGCTCCACatgttcctcttcctcctctgattCTGAGGAAGAAGGCTTTTTTCTGGGTCAGCCTATCCCTCAGCCCAGACCCCACAGACACTACTACACTGACGACTTGCCCAGCCCTGTTGCAGGCATGTCCTCTCCTCCTTACGGCCTACGGACTAAGTCCAAAAAGAAGAAAGGGCACAAGGGGAAAAACTGCATAATTTCATAG